A region of Selenomonadales bacterium 4137-cl DNA encodes the following proteins:
- a CDS encoding adenylosuccinate synthase, giving the protein MSAVIVIGTQWGDEGKGKIVDNLAEKADVVVRYQGGNNAGHTVVVDGKEFKLQLLPSGILYKDKTCVVGNGVVIDPAVMIKELRTMQSQGVETSDLKVSNRAHLIMPYHRLLDEVEEDYRGEHKIGTTKRGIGPCYMDKNARSGIRMVDLMDEEEFAAKLERNLEAKNHLLQAVYGAEGFDFEQLRAEYLGYAQVLRPFVADTSVYINEALKGGKKVLFEGAQATLLDLDHGTYPYVTSSHPIAGGACIGAGIGPTKISKVIGVVKAYTTRVGEGPFPTELNDATGDLIRNRGREFGTVTGRPRRCGWLDAAVVRYAAQVSGLDYLAVTRLDILDGLETLKICSGYKYKGQLIGEFPASLKVLSEVEPVYEELPGWTESITGVRAYADLPANARRYIERLSEIVGVPLGIVSVGPARDQTIVLHEVF; this is encoded by the coding sequence ATGTCAGCGGTAATAGTAATAGGTACCCAGTGGGGCGATGAAGGCAAAGGAAAAATCGTCGACAACCTGGCCGAAAAAGCCGACGTCGTCGTCCGCTACCAGGGCGGCAACAACGCCGGCCACACCGTCGTTGTGGACGGCAAGGAATTCAAGCTCCAGCTCCTGCCCTCCGGCATCCTCTACAAAGACAAAACCTGCGTAGTAGGCAACGGCGTCGTCATCGACCCGGCAGTCATGATCAAGGAACTGCGCACCATGCAATCGCAGGGCGTCGAAACCTCAGACCTCAAAGTCTCCAACCGCGCCCACCTCATCATGCCGTATCACCGGCTCCTCGACGAAGTCGAGGAAGACTATCGCGGCGAGCACAAAATCGGCACCACCAAACGCGGCATCGGCCCCTGCTACATGGACAAAAACGCCCGCAGCGGCATCCGCATGGTCGACCTGATGGACGAAGAAGAATTTGCCGCCAAGCTCGAGCGCAACCTCGAGGCCAAAAACCACCTTCTGCAGGCCGTTTACGGAGCCGAAGGCTTCGACTTCGAACAGCTCCGCGCCGAATACCTCGGCTACGCACAGGTTCTCAGGCCCTTCGTAGCCGACACCTCCGTATACATCAACGAAGCCCTCAAGGGCGGCAAAAAGGTGCTTTTCGAAGGCGCCCAGGCCACCCTTCTCGACCTTGACCACGGCACCTATCCGTACGTCACCTCCTCCCACCCCATCGCCGGCGGCGCCTGCATCGGCGCTGGCATCGGCCCCACGAAGATCAGCAAAGTCATCGGCGTCGTCAAGGCCTACACCACCCGCGTCGGCGAAGGCCCCTTCCCCACAGAACTCAACGACGCCACCGGCGATCTCATCCGCAACCGCGGCCGCGAATTCGGCACCGTCACCGGGCGGCCCCGCCGCTGCGGCTGGCTCGACGCCGCCGTCGTCCGCTACGCGGCCCAGGTCAGCGGTCTCGACTACCTCGCCGTCACCCGTCTCGACATCCTCGACGGCCTCGAAACCCTCAAAATCTGCTCCGGCTATAAATACAAAGGGCAGCTCATCGGGGAATTTCCCGCCAGCCTCAAAGTGCTGAGCGAAGTCGAGCCCGTCTACGAGGAACTGCCCGGCTGGACGGAGTCGATAACCGGCGTCCGCGCCTACGCCGACCTTCCCGCCAACGCCCGCCGCTATATCGAGCGCCTCAGCGAAATCGTCGGCGTGCCGCTGGGGATCGTGTCCGTAGGCCCGGCGAGGGACCAGACCATCGTTCTTCACGAAGTATTTTAA
- the purB gene encoding adenylosuccinate lyase: MIKRYTNPAMAKIWTDENEFQTMLDIEIYACEAMAELGQIPADAVPVIKEKAKFSVERIREIERETRHDIIAFLTAVAESVGDEAKYIHMGLTSSDVKDTALGSMMAQAADIILEDLAKLRAVLFRRAGEHKHTVMIGRTHGIHAEPITLGMKFALWLDETERNIERVKRARETVAVGKLSGAVGTYATIDPRVEAHVCAKMGLKAARLATQVIQRDRHAEFLTTLAVVASSLDKFATEIRNLQRTDIREAEEYFHPGQKGSSAMPHKRNPITCERISGLARVVRGNAQAALENVALWHERDISHSSVERVILPDSTSLVDYMLRLMTDIIDKLLVYPDAMQANMNKTGGLIFSQRLLLALVDKGVSREDAYRWVQRNAMARWLEGADFKTNVTHDPEIAKFLSPEEITACFDPTHHLRHVDTIMARFGL; the protein is encoded by the coding sequence ATGATCAAGCGCTACACCAACCCCGCCATGGCCAAAATATGGACCGACGAAAACGAATTCCAGACAATGCTCGACATCGAAATATACGCCTGCGAGGCCATGGCCGAGCTGGGACAGATTCCTGCCGACGCCGTACCGGTCATCAAAGAGAAAGCCAAGTTCTCCGTCGAGCGCATCCGGGAAATAGAACGGGAGACCCGCCACGACATCATCGCCTTCCTCACCGCCGTGGCTGAAAGCGTTGGCGACGAAGCCAAATACATTCACATGGGCCTCACCTCCAGCGACGTGAAAGACACCGCCCTCGGCAGCATGATGGCCCAGGCCGCCGACATCATCCTGGAAGACCTCGCCAAGCTCCGCGCCGTCCTATTCCGGCGGGCCGGCGAACACAAACACACCGTAATGATCGGCCGCACCCACGGCATCCACGCCGAGCCAATCACCCTCGGCATGAAATTCGCCCTGTGGCTCGACGAGACCGAGCGCAACATCGAACGCGTCAAACGGGCCCGCGAAACCGTCGCCGTCGGCAAGCTCTCCGGCGCGGTCGGCACTTACGCCACCATCGACCCGCGGGTCGAAGCCCACGTCTGCGCCAAAATGGGCCTAAAGGCCGCCCGGCTTGCCACCCAGGTCATCCAGCGCGACCGCCACGCCGAATTCCTTACCACCCTGGCCGTCGTCGCCTCCTCGCTCGACAAATTCGCCACCGAAATACGCAACCTCCAGCGCACCGACATCCGCGAAGCCGAAGAATACTTCCACCCCGGCCAAAAAGGCTCCTCGGCCATGCCCCACAAACGCAACCCCATCACCTGCGAACGCATCTCGGGACTGGCCCGCGTCGTCCGCGGCAACGCCCAGGCCGCGCTGGAAAACGTCGCCCTCTGGCACGAGCGCGACATCTCGCACTCCTCGGTCGAACGCGTCATCCTGCCCGACAGCACCAGCCTCGTCGACTACATGCTCCGTCTCATGACCGACATCATCGACAAACTGCTCGTCTACCCCGACGCCATGCAGGCCAACATGAACAAGACCGGCGGCCTCATCTTCAGCCAGCGACTGCTCCTCGCCCTCGTCGACAAAGGCGTCAGCCGCGAAGACGCCTACCGCTGGGTCCAGCGCAACGCCATGGCCCGCTGGCTCGAAGGCGCCGACTTCAAAACCAACGTCACCCATGACCCCGAGATCGCCAAATTCCTGTCGCCGGAGGAAATCACCGCCTGCTTCGACCCCACCCACCACCTGCGGCACGTCGATACCATAATGGCCCGTTTCGGCCTATAA
- a CDS encoding NAD(P)/FAD-dependent oxidoreductase, which yields MYVTKRYDVVVIGAGPAGIFTGLELARVGLSTLILEKGRDITSRRCPINHHGSKCLRCKPCDILCGWGGAGAFSDGKLTLTTEFGGVLDEYMDKNRVAELIEYIDQIYLDFGATTTVYGDDKKEEIRRIQRIAASADLNLIPARIRHLGTEKCTEILTRMREYLDDKCEIRTNTAVEAIIVENGEYAGLELAGGERIESKYLVAAPGREGAEWFSGQAAKLGLSMMTNPVDIGVRVELPAVVMEHITEIIYESKLVYYTKSFDDRVRTFCMNPYGEVVNENNAGLITVNGHSYAEKKTKNTNFALLVSKSFTEPFKEPITYGKSIAKLANLLGGGVIVQRLGDLLDGRRSTPERISRGMVEPTLKDATPGDLSLVLPYRHLVAIIEMLEALDKVAPGVNSRHTLLYGVEVKFYSSRPRLSPVLESEITNFFAAGDGAGVTRGLAQASAAGVVVAREIIAREGKSS from the coding sequence ATGTACGTGACCAAACGCTACGACGTTGTCGTTATCGGTGCCGGACCGGCCGGCATCTTTACCGGGCTGGAACTCGCCAGGGTCGGTCTGAGCACCCTGATACTCGAAAAAGGCCGCGATATAACCTCCCGCCGCTGCCCCATCAACCACCACGGCAGCAAATGCCTGCGCTGCAAGCCGTGCGATATTCTCTGCGGCTGGGGTGGCGCCGGCGCGTTCAGCGACGGCAAACTCACGCTCACGACCGAATTCGGCGGCGTCCTCGACGAGTACATGGATAAAAACCGGGTCGCCGAGCTCATCGAATATATCGACCAAATATACCTTGACTTTGGAGCGACCACCACCGTCTACGGCGACGACAAAAAAGAAGAAATCCGCCGCATCCAGCGGATCGCCGCCTCAGCCGACCTCAACCTCATCCCCGCCCGCATCCGCCACCTCGGCACCGAAAAATGCACCGAAATCCTTACCCGCATGCGCGAGTATCTCGACGATAAATGCGAAATCCGTACCAACACCGCCGTCGAGGCTATCATTGTCGAAAACGGCGAATACGCGGGACTGGAACTGGCCGGCGGGGAAAGGATCGAGAGCAAATACCTCGTCGCCGCCCCCGGCCGCGAAGGCGCCGAATGGTTCTCCGGACAGGCGGCCAAGCTCGGCCTGTCGATGATGACCAACCCGGTAGACATTGGCGTGCGCGTCGAGCTGCCCGCCGTCGTCATGGAGCACATCACCGAAATCATCTACGAGTCCAAACTCGTTTACTACACCAAATCCTTCGACGACAGGGTCCGCACCTTCTGCATGAACCCCTACGGCGAAGTCGTCAACGAGAACAACGCCGGCCTCATCACCGTAAATGGCCACAGCTACGCCGAAAAGAAAACCAAGAACACCAACTTCGCCCTGCTCGTCTCCAAAAGCTTCACCGAGCCCTTCAAAGAACCCATCACCTACGGCAAATCGATTGCCAAACTCGCCAACCTGTTGGGCGGCGGCGTCATCGTCCAGCGCCTCGGCGACCTGCTCGACGGCCGGCGCTCCACCCCCGAACGCATCAGCCGCGGCATGGTCGAGCCCACCCTCAAGGACGCCACCCCCGGGGACCTCAGCCTCGTTCTTCCCTACCGCCACCTGGTGGCCATCATCGAAATGCTCGAGGCCCTCGACAAGGTTGCGCCGGGCGTAAACTCACGCCACACCCTGCTTTACGGCGTCGAAGTCAAATTTTATTCCTCCCGTCCGCGCCTCAGCCCCGTGCTGGAAAGCGAGATCACCAACTTCTTCGCCGCCGGCGACGGCGCGGGCGTCACCCGCGGCCTCGCCCAGGCTTCGGCCGCCGGCGTGGTAGTGGCCAGGGAAATCATCGCCCGCGAAGGAAAATCTTCGTAA